One stretch of Miscanthus floridulus cultivar M001 chromosome 18, ASM1932011v1, whole genome shotgun sequence DNA includes these proteins:
- the LOC136524513 gene encoding uncharacterized protein, whose protein sequence is MHIPRSERRSVSSPFHGMIPGAQVYPLGQIDLPITFGDHANFHSEVIAFKVVNFLGSYHAILGQPCYTKFMAIPNYTYLKLNMLGRNDVITIGSTLSHAYLCDHEHYELTTVVINSDELPELRNSVTLAVPNCNGLTSLSAFYPTEKTKVMEIDPIDLTKTVRIGTKLPAK, encoded by the coding sequence atgcacatcccccgatcagagcgtcgctcagtgagctctcccttccatggcatgatccCAGGGGCGCAGGTGTatccactcgggcagatcgacctgcccatcacgtttggcgaccacgccaacttccactcggaggtcaTAGCCTTCAAGGTAGTGAACTTTttggggtcctaccacgccatcttggggcagccatgctacaccaagttcatggcgatccccaactacacctacctcaagctaaataTGCTAGGGAGGAATGACGTCATCACCATAGGTAGTACCTTGTCGCACGCCTACctgtgcgaccacgagcattatgagctcaccACTGTTGTCATCAACTCCGATGAGCTCCCGGAGCTCAGGAATTCAGTGACTCTCGCAGTCCCCAACTGCAACGGGCTAACCTCCTTGAGTGCCTTCTATCCGACTGAGAAAACCAAGGTGATGGAGATCGACCCCATCGACCTgaccaagacggtgcggatcgggaccaagcttccggccaaatag